The Methanoregula sp. UBA64 genome contains the following window.
CCATCGACTGGATGGCAAAGACCCTGCTTGCCGCAAAAAAGCCGCTCATCTATGGCTTTGGCTCCACCAACTGCGAAGGCATGTCCGCGGTAGCCCGGATTGCGGAGAAGTCCGGGGCGGTCCTTGACAACTGCGCAACCATCTGCCACGGCCCGTCGTTTTTGGCCATGTTCGACAACGGCTACCCGAGCTGCACGCTCGGCGAGGCCAAGAACCGTGCCGATGTCGTGGTCTTCTGGGGCTGCAACCCGATGCACGCCCACCCGCGCCACACCTCCCGGTACTCGATCTTCCCCCGGGGCTACTTTACGAACAAGGGCCAGATGCAGCGGACGATCATCTCGGTCGACCCGCGCCAGACCGACACCGCAAAGCTTGCAGATGTCCACCTGATGCTCGACCAGGGCCACGACTACGAACTCTTCGATGCGTTCCGTACCGTGCTCAAAGGCTACGACATCCCCGATGTCGTTGCCGGTATCAAGAAGGAGACGATCGTAAAGTCTGTCGAGATCATGAAGAAGGCACGTTTCTGCATGATCTTCTTCGGCATGGGATGCACCCACACGGATGGCCGCAACCACAACATCGATGCGGCGATCAGCCTGACCCGCGATCTCAACAACCATACCAAGTGCTCGATCATGGCGATGAGAGGGCACTATAACATTGCCGGGCCCGGTCAGGTCTGGTCCTGGATCTTCGGGTTCCCGTACTGTATCGATCTCAGCAAGGGCACCCACGCCCACATGAACCCGGGCGAGACCAGTTCGGTCGACCTTGCGATGCGCGACGAAGTCGACTGCTTTGTCAATGTCGGGGCCGATGCAGGTGCACACTTCCCGATCCAGGCGGTCCAGCACTTAAAGAAACACCCGTTCATTACCATCGACCCCAACTTCAACATGGCAAGCGAGATCGCCGATCTCCATATCCCGGTCCGGATTGCCGGTGTCGACGAGCCGGGTGTTGTCTACCGTATGGACAATGTCCCGATCCAGTTCAAATCAGTCATTGACGGCCTGCCGGGTGTCCCGAGCGACGAGGAACTTTTCGATATGGTGTACGAGCGCATGTGCGAACTCACGAAGACCGAGCCGGTCTGGCTCACGGCAAAGGAAGATCGCAAGCACCCCACCAATATCTCGGCGGTGAATGAAGCATGAGCGAGATCCACGGTGAAATTTTAATCAAGGGCGGGTTTATTGTTGACCCGGCCCAGAAGATCGACGGGGATGTTGGCGATATTGCCATAAAAGACGGCAAGATTGTCGACAAGGTCAGCAATGCGGCAAAAGTGATCGATGCAAAAGGCAAGGTCGTCATGGCCGGCGGTGTGGATGTCCACTCCCACGTTGCCGGGCCCAAGGTCAATGTCGGCCGCCTCTTCCGCCCCGAAGACAAGCTCTTTAAGAGCGGCGTTGCCCACGCCCCCACCCGGATGGAGATGGGATTCTCCATCCCCAGTGTCCTCAAAACCGGATACGATTATGCCCGCATGGGATACGGCTTTGTCATGGAGGCAGCAATGCCCCCGATTCACGCCCCCCACGTGCACGAAGAGATCCACGACACCCCCATCATCGATGAGGCAGCACTCCCGGTATTCGGGAACAACTGGTTTGTCATGGAGTATCTCAAGAAGGGTGAGGTCGAGAATACCGCTGCCTACATTGCCTGGTTACTCAGAGTGACAAAAGGCTTCGGTGTCAAGGTTGTCAATCCCGGCGGCACTGCAGCATGGGCGTGGGGCATGAACTGCCTTGGCCTCGAAGACAATGTGCCGTACTTCGATATCACCCCCCACGAGATCATCACCGGTCTCATGGCGGCAAACGAGTACCTCGGCCTGCCCCATTCGATCCACCTCCACCAGAACGATCTCGGGAACCCCGGGAACTACCCGGTTACCCTTGCCTCGCTCAAGCTTGCCGAAGGTGTCAAGACGCACAACAAATTCGGCCGCGAACAGGTCATGCACTCGACCCACCTCCAGTTCCACTCCTATGGCGGGGACGGCTGGGCGACCTTCTGCTCGAAGGCAAAAGAGGTCATGGACTACGTCAACAAGCAAAAGAACATCACCATCGATCTCGGCTGCGTAACCCTTGACGAGACCACCACGATGACCGCCGACGGCCCGTTCGAACACCACCTCCATGCCTTAAACCACCTCAAGTGGGTGAATGTGGATGTCGAAATGGAGACCGCTGCCGGTGTCGTACCCTATATCTACGACAAGGATGTGGTCCCGAACGGTATCCAGTGGGCGACCGGTCTCGAACTCGCGCTCTATGCAAAGGATCCGATGCGGACCTTTATTACCACCGACCACCCGAACGCCGGCCCGTTCACCCGGTACCCGCGGGTCATCAAGTGGCTCATGAACAAGAAGTCGCGTGAAGCGGTCCTCGCCTCCATGAAGAAGATGGACAAGGTCATCGATGCAACGACCATCCACACCCTCGACCGCGAGCTCACGCTTTATGAGATTGCCGCCATGACCCGTACCGGCCCGGCAAAGTGCCTCGGTCTCTCCAGTTACTACGGCAGCCTCAAGCCCGGTATGATTGCCGATGTTGCGGTCTACGACCTCAACTACAAGAATATGCCCAGCGACCCCGAGAAGATCGAGTCTGCATTCTTACGTTCCGCGGCATTTGTCAAGTCCGGCGAGATTGTTGTCCGCGACGGGGAAGTCCTCAGCCACGGCCACAAGAAGACCGTCTGGGTCAACCCGAAGATGAAAGAGAACCCGCAGGTGAAACGCGATATTGCCGAGAGTTTCGCCAAAGACTACACCGTCGGGCTCACCAACTACCCGGTCCGCGAATACCTTGCTCCGCACCCGTTCGTGATCGATGTCGATGTGGAGGCCTGAAGGTCAGGTGCAGCAAAAATGGCAACCGTTACCTTAACCCCCACGAAAACCCCCGAGCTCATGCTCGAGGCAAACTCGATCACCCCGGATGCATTTGCCGGGAAGAACGCAGAGCAGATTGCAAAACTCGAATGCCGGGAAGGCAAGACCTACGTTACCATCGGTGACTTCTTTACCGTTGCCGGCAATGCCGGAGCAACCGCAGCAGAGACCGACATCGTCATTGCCGGCGACTGCACCCGGGTCAAGTA
Protein-coding sequences here:
- a CDS encoding formylmethanofuran dehydrogenase subunit A; amino-acid sequence: MSEIHGEILIKGGFIVDPAQKIDGDVGDIAIKDGKIVDKVSNAAKVIDAKGKVVMAGGVDVHSHVAGPKVNVGRLFRPEDKLFKSGVAHAPTRMEMGFSIPSVLKTGYDYARMGYGFVMEAAMPPIHAPHVHEEIHDTPIIDEAALPVFGNNWFVMEYLKKGEVENTAAYIAWLLRVTKGFGVKVVNPGGTAAWAWGMNCLGLEDNVPYFDITPHEIITGLMAANEYLGLPHSIHLHQNDLGNPGNYPVTLASLKLAEGVKTHNKFGREQVMHSTHLQFHSYGGDGWATFCSKAKEVMDYVNKQKNITIDLGCVTLDETTTMTADGPFEHHLHALNHLKWVNVDVEMETAAGVVPYIYDKDVVPNGIQWATGLELALYAKDPMRTFITTDHPNAGPFTRYPRVIKWLMNKKSREAVLASMKKMDKVIDATTIHTLDRELTLYEIAAMTRTGPAKCLGLSSYYGSLKPGMIADVAVYDLNYKNMPSDPEKIESAFLRSAAFVKSGEIVVRDGEVLSHGHKKTVWVNPKMKENPQVKRDIAESFAKDYTVGLTNYPVREYLAPHPFVIDVDVEA
- a CDS encoding formylmethanofuran dehydrogenase subunit B, which translates into the protein MPKLITQVGCPYCGSSCDDIEVLVSDDNKKILEVHNACIIGTNLFFHANDPTRPKLPRQRQPDGSMKEITYPEAIDWMAKTLLAAKKPLIYGFGSTNCEGMSAVARIAEKSGAVLDNCATICHGPSFLAMFDNGYPSCTLGEAKNRADVVVFWGCNPMHAHPRHTSRYSIFPRGYFTNKGQMQRTIISVDPRQTDTAKLADVHLMLDQGHDYELFDAFRTVLKGYDIPDVVAGIKKETIVKSVEIMKKARFCMIFFGMGCTHTDGRNHNIDAAISLTRDLNNHTKCSIMAMRGHYNIAGPGQVWSWIFGFPYCIDLSKGTHAHMNPGETSSVDLAMRDEVDCFVNVGADAGAHFPIQAVQHLKKHPFITIDPNFNMASEIADLHIPVRIAGVDEPGVVYRMDNVPIQFKSVIDGLPGVPSDEELFDMVYERMCELTKTEPVWLTAKEDRKHPTNISAVNEA